From Deferrisoma camini S3R1, the proteins below share one genomic window:
- a CDS encoding DUF6932 family protein encodes MPGGYPPLFPPGFHDVALDDLHRVFVDPFNEGREHRARLTEGLTKYLGHLFTVPISMVVWINGSYATTKPYPGDVDLAIGASAREANALSPRDKNLLGWLVMHPEEMKLRFGCHAFFYPLENHDLMMYWRGVFGFDRHNTPKGIARLEVRP; translated from the coding sequence ATGCCAGGGGGGTACCCACCGCTTTTCCCGCCGGGGTTTCACGATGTCGCTCTGGACGACCTTCACCGGGTCTTTGTCGACCCGTTCAACGAAGGACGGGAACACCGGGCACGGCTCACAGAAGGCTTGACGAAATACCTGGGCCACTTGTTCACGGTGCCCATATCCATGGTCGTCTGGATCAATGGTTCCTATGCCACAACGAAGCCGTACCCGGGGGACGTCGACCTGGCGATCGGCGCGTCCGCGCGAGAGGCGAATGCCCTCTCGCCGCGCGACAAAAATCTGCTAGGATGGCTTGTAATGCATCCAGAAGAGATGAAGCTCCGGTTCGGGTGCCATGCGTTCTTCTACCCTCTGGAGAATCACGACCTGATGATGTACTGGCGCGGCGTGTTCGGTTTCGACCGGCACAACACCCCCAAGGGCATCGCCAGGCTGGAGGTGCGGCCATGA
- a CDS encoding XRE family transcriptional regulator, with product MATIGEQLRAVRKKMGMSQSEFARLVGVSLPTIQRYERGETSPKAELLRRVAKVCDVSFDLEDYIIEPEGKSEGVVSSDTYTPIPLVKPKLAGGGGSVVIDEGVETWLHFRTEWLKQIGPARQLVLMRVEGDSMEPTLYENDVIMIHQGKRELRPGKLYAIGIDDRLLVKRLHPALGGGIEIISDNPRYGKEVIKEGAPGFRVIGQAVWMARKLA from the coding sequence ATGGCGACTATCGGTGAGCAGTTGCGAGCGGTTCGCAAGAAAATGGGGATGAGCCAGTCAGAATTCGCCCGATTGGTAGGGGTTTCTCTTCCGACCATCCAGCGGTACGAGCGCGGAGAAACGTCGCCAAAGGCGGAGCTTCTCAGGCGGGTGGCGAAGGTTTGTGATGTGTCATTTGATCTGGAGGACTACATCATCGAACCGGAAGGCAAATCAGAAGGTGTGGTTTCCTCCGACACCTACACCCCCATCCCACTGGTGAAACCCAAGCTCGCCGGTGGCGGCGGGTCGGTGGTGATTGACGAGGGCGTGGAAACGTGGTTGCATTTCCGGACAGAGTGGCTCAAGCAAATCGGCCCGGCCCGCCAGCTCGTGCTCATGCGGGTGGAGGGTGACAGTATGGAGCCCACGCTCTACGAGAACGACGTGATCATGATCCACCAGGGCAAACGGGAGTTGCGGCCTGGGAAGCTCTACGCCATCGGAATCGACGACAGGCTGCTGGTAAAACGGCTGCATCCGGCCCTGGGCGGCGGCATCGAGATCATCAGCGACAACCCCCGCTACGGAAAGGAGGTGATCAAGGAGGGGGCACCCGGATTCCGGGTGATTGGACAGGCGGTTTGGATGGCGAGGAAGCTAGCCTAA
- a CDS encoding single-stranded DNA-binding protein: MPSINRAQILGHLGQDPEVRYTAAGTAVANLSLATNWKGKDGRESTEWHRVTVWGDQAEWIGNAAKKGDLVFVEGRIQTRKWEDREGNTRYQTEIVAHTAVPLGRTKKAQNAEPDPNDDIPF, translated from the coding sequence ATGCCGAGCATCAATAGGGCGCAGATCCTAGGCCATCTCGGGCAGGACCCCGAGGTCCGGTACACGGCAGCAGGCACTGCCGTCGCCAATCTCTCGCTCGCCACGAACTGGAAGGGCAAAGACGGCCGCGAGTCCACCGAATGGCACCGAGTGACCGTGTGGGGCGACCAAGCGGAATGGATTGGGAACGCGGCAAAAAAAGGCGACCTCGTGTTCGTAGAAGGCCGGATCCAGACCCGCAAATGGGAAGACCGGGAGGGCAACACCCGGTACCAGACCGAGATCGTGGCACACACGGCCGTGCCGCTGGGTCGCACGAAAAAGGCCCAGAACGCCGAGCCCGATCCCAACGACGACATCCCCTTCTAG
- a CDS encoding phage tail tube protein — translation MLAKRANLKLLMVEETTWGTKPTITAGDSVRIPFDTESLGASQERQQNPHLKGDRNPARGVLGRVDAGGDISCKLNGLDHGLLLKALLGSVTTTGTGPYTHTFKIGSSLPSFTIEKGFADIGQYFVLTGFKCASARFALNPDGFFDLSTTWMGKGEDASSPAASSMDSAPTERTDAVFSMTDANMVIQEGGANIATLTGLEFSYENGLDGNVYTLANQGQRGALPAGAVRITGELTALFEDVSLYNKAKNSTETSIAITLQRGDGSGSAGNEKLQLFLDEILFGKAIPKAEGPAGVLLKLPFEAYYEDAAEASAFRAVLLNSIAAY, via the coding sequence ATGCTGGCCAAGAGAGCCAACCTGAAGCTCCTCATGGTGGAAGAGACGACCTGGGGAACCAAGCCCACGATCACCGCGGGCGATTCCGTGAGGATCCCGTTCGACACAGAGAGCCTCGGCGCGTCCCAGGAGCGCCAACAAAACCCCCATTTGAAGGGGGACCGGAATCCGGCTCGCGGTGTCTTGGGGCGAGTCGATGCCGGCGGAGACATCAGCTGCAAGCTGAACGGTCTGGATCACGGCCTTCTGCTGAAGGCCCTCCTCGGGAGCGTGACGACCACGGGCACGGGGCCCTACACGCACACGTTCAAGATCGGGTCCAGCCTCCCGTCGTTCACGATCGAAAAAGGCTTCGCGGACATCGGACAGTACTTCGTGCTGACCGGGTTCAAGTGCGCCTCCGCCCGGTTCGCCCTGAACCCGGACGGGTTCTTCGACCTCTCGACGACCTGGATGGGTAAGGGCGAGGACGCATCGAGCCCGGCGGCGTCGAGCATGGACAGCGCGCCGACCGAACGGACCGACGCCGTCTTCTCGATGACCGATGCCAACATGGTGATCCAGGAAGGCGGAGCGAACATCGCCACACTCACCGGCCTCGAATTCAGCTACGAAAACGGCCTCGACGGCAACGTGTACACGTTGGCCAACCAGGGGCAACGCGGGGCGCTCCCGGCAGGCGCCGTTCGGATCACCGGGGAGCTCACGGCCCTGTTCGAGGACGTCAGCCTCTACAACAAGGCCAAGAACTCCACCGAAACCAGTATCGCCATCACCCTGCAGCGCGGTGACGGCTCGGGGTCGGCCGGCAACGAGAAGCTCCAGCTGTTTCTCGACGAGATTCTGTTCGGCAAGGCCATTCCCAAGGCCGAGGGGCCCGCCGGAGTCCTGCTGAAGCTGCCGTTCGAGGCGTACTACGAGGACGCAGCCGAAGCCAGCGCGTTTCGCGCGGTGCTCTTGAACAGCATCGCAGCCTATTAG
- a CDS encoding thermonuclease family protein, which produces MRRTAAALVLLPLFALAASLQGLVVGVVDGDTLKILVNRQEIRVRLYGIDCPERRQPFGKRAKQFASELAFGKTVTLIEHGRDRYGRLVAEVILPDGRSLNRELVRAGLAWWYRRYAPDDHELGVLEAEARAAKRGLWSLPDPRPPWEWRRGRRKAAP; this is translated from the coding sequence TTGAGAAGAACGGCGGCCGCCCTCGTTCTTCTCCCTCTATTTGCCCTCGCGGCCTCCCTCCAGGGGCTGGTAGTGGGGGTAGTGGACGGCGACACCCTGAAGATCCTCGTCAACAGGCAGGAGATCCGAGTCCGCCTCTACGGCATCGACTGCCCGGAGCGCCGGCAGCCTTTCGGGAAGAGGGCGAAGCAGTTCGCCTCGGAACTCGCCTTCGGGAAGACCGTCACCCTCATCGAGCACGGTCGGGACCGGTACGGGCGACTGGTGGCCGAGGTGATCCTCCCGGACGGCCGGAGCCTCAATCGGGAGCTCGTGCGCGCCGGCCTCGCGTGGTGGTACAGGCGTTATGCCCCGGATGACCACGAGCTCGGTGTCCTCGAGGCCGAGGCCCGGGCCGCCAAGCGGGGGCTGTGGTCGCTCCCAGACCCGAGGCCGCCGTGGGAGTGGAGGAGGGGGAGGCGTAAAGCCGCGCCTTGA
- a CDS encoding phage major capsid protein: protein MERQLPAELRSTYGNRAIRIGEREYRLERPLYRTFALSREEIDEEARTVPLSFSSEAPVERWFGVEVLDHSPQSVRLGRLNNSGPLLVDHDPRIQIGVVERAEVGSDRRGRAVVRFGRSARADQEFRDVLDGIRVNVSVGYMVHRMVLEETSDEDGDVFRVVDWEPLEISIVSIPADTSVGVGRQDGFQGVEPERLVKEDRGNHTEVRDMNRNTTQQTQQTPPQAPQARAQDPQGPPQAAPKVTEPDGSRVAAELLAIAGQFVRHVPDAYEIARQTLESGGGVDAFRQALLEKMGRQDPVAAAPDPVDIQLSEGEQRQYSILRAIRIAAGLEDDGIELDISNEIAKQLGRGTEGIYVPMSLRKAPYSRQAVENALGRALVSTGGEGQELVPTELSDLIELLRNRMMVRRLGARVLSGLNGNVSFPRQTGAGTLSWVAENPGADLGDSDATLDQVTLSPKTAMSTTAYSRQLLAQSSIDVDMFVRDDLMAIGALGLDYVAINGTGTNNEPLGILNTTGIGSVVGGTDGAAPTWDHIVDLESEVAIDNADVGNLAYLTNAKVRGKLKKTTKVSGDAGAGFVWDRGDEPGFGDVNGYRAAVSNQVPSNLNKGTSVGVCSAIIFGNFSDLLIGEWGTFEIIADPYSKKKQALVELTLFFLADVAVRHPESFAAMKDALTA, encoded by the coding sequence ATGGAAAGGCAGCTACCGGCTGAGCTTCGGAGCACGTACGGCAACCGGGCCATTCGGATCGGGGAGCGCGAGTACCGCCTCGAACGCCCCCTGTACCGAACCTTCGCCCTCAGCCGGGAGGAGATCGACGAGGAGGCCCGGACCGTTCCGCTGAGCTTCTCCAGCGAGGCCCCGGTGGAGCGATGGTTCGGGGTCGAGGTCCTCGACCACAGCCCCCAGAGCGTCCGACTCGGGCGCCTCAACAACTCCGGTCCGCTGCTCGTGGACCATGACCCCCGCATCCAGATCGGCGTCGTGGAAAGGGCCGAGGTCGGCAGCGACCGGAGAGGTCGTGCCGTAGTGCGCTTCGGAAGGAGCGCACGAGCCGACCAGGAGTTCCGCGACGTGCTGGACGGCATCCGAGTGAACGTCTCGGTGGGGTACATGGTCCACCGGATGGTCCTGGAAGAGACCTCCGACGAGGACGGGGACGTCTTCCGGGTAGTGGACTGGGAGCCCCTGGAGATCTCCATCGTCAGCATTCCGGCCGACACGAGCGTCGGTGTCGGGCGCCAGGATGGTTTCCAGGGGGTGGAACCTGAGCGGCTCGTCAAGGAGGACCGCGGAAACCACACGGAGGTGAGAGACATGAACCGGAACACCACTCAGCAGACGCAGCAGACCCCGCCCCAGGCCCCCCAGGCCCGGGCGCAGGACCCGCAGGGCCCTCCCCAGGCGGCGCCCAAGGTGACCGAGCCCGACGGGAGCCGGGTGGCGGCCGAGCTGCTCGCCATCGCCGGGCAGTTCGTACGGCACGTCCCCGACGCGTACGAGATCGCCCGGCAGACGCTGGAGTCCGGAGGCGGCGTGGACGCCTTCCGCCAGGCCCTCCTGGAGAAGATGGGCCGGCAGGATCCGGTGGCGGCCGCGCCGGACCCGGTGGACATCCAGCTCTCCGAGGGAGAGCAGCGCCAGTACAGCATCCTCCGGGCCATCCGCATCGCGGCCGGCCTGGAGGACGACGGCATCGAGCTCGACATCTCCAACGAGATCGCCAAGCAGCTCGGCCGCGGAACCGAGGGGATCTACGTGCCCATGAGCCTCCGGAAGGCCCCCTACAGCCGCCAGGCCGTCGAGAACGCGCTCGGCCGGGCCCTCGTGTCCACCGGCGGCGAGGGCCAGGAGCTCGTGCCCACCGAGCTGAGCGACCTGATCGAGCTCCTGCGCAACCGGATGATGGTCCGCCGGCTCGGCGCTCGGGTGCTCTCCGGCCTGAACGGCAACGTCTCCTTCCCGCGCCAGACGGGCGCCGGGACGCTCTCGTGGGTCGCCGAGAACCCGGGGGCTGACCTGGGCGATTCCGACGCCACCCTGGACCAGGTGACCCTCTCGCCCAAGACGGCCATGAGCACCACGGCGTACAGCCGGCAGCTCCTGGCCCAGAGCTCCATCGACGTGGACATGTTCGTCCGCGACGACCTCATGGCGATCGGGGCCCTGGGGCTCGATTACGTGGCGATCAACGGCACCGGTACCAACAACGAACCCTTGGGCATCCTGAACACCACGGGCATCGGCTCGGTGGTGGGTGGAACGGACGGTGCGGCCCCCACCTGGGACCACATCGTGGACCTGGAGTCCGAGGTCGCCATCGACAACGCCGACGTGGGGAACCTGGCCTACCTCACCAACGCCAAGGTCCGCGGCAAGCTCAAGAAGACGACCAAGGTTTCGGGCGACGCCGGCGCCGGGTTCGTCTGGGACCGCGGCGACGAGCCGGGGTTCGGCGATGTGAACGGCTACCGTGCGGCCGTCTCGAACCAGGTGCCCTCGAACCTCAACAAGGGCACGAGCGTGGGCGTCTGCTCCGCGATCATCTTCGGCAACTTCTCCGATCTGCTCATCGGCGAGTGGGGCACGTTCGAGATCATCGCGGACCCCTACTCGAAGAAGAAGCAGGCCCTGGTGGAGCTCACCCTGTTCTTCCTGGCCGATGTCGCGGTCCGGCATCCGGAGAGCTTCGCGGCCATGAAGGACGCGCTGACGGCGTAA
- a CDS encoding phage terminase large subunit family protein codes for MDAFSDPEVDTVTVMKSAQVGGTEFILNVIGYHIDQDPAPMLVLQPTLEMGQTFSKDRLAPMLRDTPCLRGKVQDAKARNSGNTLLHKTFPGGHITIAGANSPAGLASRPIRIVLCDEVDRYPPSAGTEGDPVNLAFKRSTTFWNRKRALISTPTIKGLSRIEASFEESDQRRFWVPCPECGEPQVLRWAQVRWEPGKPETAWYECEHCRAHWDDAKRWEAIRHGEWRAEGEFRGHAGFHVWEAYSPWVRLSEIVAAFLEAKKRPETLQTWVNTSLGETWEEQGDEVDGHELQERCEQWDPEVLPEGVVVLTAGADVQDDRIEVEVVGWGRDEESWSVAWETLWGDPRKPAVWRELDRFLQRRWDHSLEGVRLGIAAAFIDSGHLPKEVHKFTRGKAGRRVFACRGSSEPGKPLLAGVSRRNGQRVPVYYVGTDTAKGTILARLKIEEPGPGYMHFPIGRDREYFEQLTAEKAVRRYRKGQPYREWIKKRARNEALDCRVYAMAALEQLNANLDKLAAQLERQAEAAQQKTRELLEDAEDAGVTREAVAAAHKRVRPRARRASWVTGWRR; via the coding sequence ATGGACGCCTTCTCGGACCCCGAGGTGGACACGGTGACGGTGATGAAATCCGCCCAGGTGGGCGGGACGGAGTTCATCCTGAACGTGATCGGCTACCACATCGACCAGGATCCGGCCCCGATGCTCGTGCTCCAGCCGACGCTGGAGATGGGGCAGACGTTCTCGAAGGACCGGCTCGCCCCGATGCTCCGGGACACGCCATGCCTGAGGGGCAAGGTTCAGGACGCCAAGGCCCGGAACAGCGGGAACACCCTGCTCCACAAGACGTTCCCGGGCGGCCACATCACGATCGCTGGGGCGAACAGCCCGGCTGGTCTCGCATCGAGGCCCATCCGGATCGTGCTCTGCGATGAGGTGGACCGGTACCCCCCTTCGGCCGGCACAGAGGGCGACCCCGTGAACCTCGCGTTCAAGCGCTCGACCACGTTCTGGAACCGGAAGCGGGCTTTGATCTCGACCCCGACGATCAAGGGGCTCTCGCGGATCGAAGCGAGCTTCGAGGAATCGGACCAGCGGCGGTTCTGGGTTCCGTGCCCGGAGTGCGGGGAGCCCCAGGTGCTCCGTTGGGCTCAGGTGCGGTGGGAGCCGGGCAAGCCGGAAACGGCCTGGTACGAGTGCGAGCACTGCAGGGCCCACTGGGACGACGCGAAGCGTTGGGAGGCGATTCGGCACGGGGAGTGGAGGGCCGAGGGGGAGTTCCGCGGGCATGCCGGGTTTCATGTGTGGGAGGCCTACAGCCCGTGGGTGCGGTTGTCGGAGATCGTGGCGGCGTTCCTTGAGGCCAAGAAGCGGCCCGAGACGCTCCAAACCTGGGTGAACACGAGCCTCGGCGAGACCTGGGAGGAACAAGGCGACGAGGTGGACGGCCACGAGCTCCAGGAACGGTGCGAACAGTGGGATCCGGAGGTCCTCCCGGAGGGCGTCGTGGTGCTCACGGCCGGCGCCGACGTCCAGGACGATCGGATCGAGGTGGAGGTGGTCGGATGGGGCCGGGACGAGGAGTCCTGGTCTGTCGCCTGGGAAACGCTGTGGGGCGACCCGCGGAAGCCTGCTGTGTGGCGGGAGCTCGATCGGTTCCTGCAGCGGCGCTGGGACCACAGCCTGGAAGGCGTGCGGCTCGGCATCGCGGCAGCGTTCATCGACTCGGGGCACCTCCCCAAGGAGGTCCACAAGTTCACCCGCGGGAAGGCAGGGCGGCGGGTCTTCGCGTGCCGCGGCTCTTCGGAGCCCGGGAAGCCGCTCCTGGCCGGCGTAAGCCGCCGGAACGGCCAGCGCGTGCCCGTGTACTACGTCGGCACCGACACGGCCAAGGGCACGATCCTGGCCCGGCTGAAGATCGAGGAGCCCGGGCCGGGGTACATGCATTTCCCCATCGGCCGGGACCGGGAGTACTTCGAGCAACTCACAGCGGAGAAGGCCGTTCGGAGGTACCGGAAGGGGCAGCCCTACCGGGAGTGGATCAAGAAGCGGGCTCGCAACGAGGCCCTGGACTGCCGGGTGTACGCGATGGCGGCCCTGGAGCAGCTCAACGCCAACCTGGACAAGCTGGCGGCCCAGCTCGAACGGCAGGCCGAGGCGGCCCAGCAGAAGACCCGGGAGCTCCTCGAAGACGCGGAAGATGCTGGGGTGACCCGGGAGGCCGTGGCCGCGGCGCACAAGCGCGTCCGGCCGAGGGCGCGTCGAGCCAGCTGGGTGACCGGATGGAGGCGTTGA
- a CDS encoding DUF1799 domain-containing protein, protein MPDPDNREAWELFCAAATQWRRAGMEGIPTGLDYAAVDALRRAFGIRAGRDLWERIRVLEAEALRVMTKRIQEEPPHG, encoded by the coding sequence GTGCCGGATCCGGACAACCGGGAAGCGTGGGAGCTTTTCTGCGCGGCCGCGACCCAGTGGCGGCGGGCCGGCATGGAGGGGATTCCCACCGGGCTCGACTACGCAGCCGTGGACGCACTGCGGCGGGCCTTCGGGATCCGGGCCGGCCGGGATCTCTGGGAACGGATCCGGGTGCTGGAAGCGGAGGCCTTGCGGGTGATGACGAAGCGGATCCAGGAAGAACCCCCCCATGGCTGA
- a CDS encoding helix-turn-helix transcriptional regulator, with the protein MERFIRPKALAELLGIGKSKLYEMVRDGELPRPCVLSRDRNGHPRIVGWWEGDLEEFRERTRKEAV; encoded by the coding sequence ATGGAGAGGTTCATCCGGCCGAAGGCGTTGGCGGAGCTGTTGGGGATCGGCAAGAGCAAACTCTACGAGATGGTGCGAGACGGCGAACTCCCCCGGCCCTGCGTGTTGTCGCGAGACCGGAACGGACACCCGCGCATCGTCGGGTGGTGGGAAGGGGATCTTGAGGAGTTCCGGGAGCGCACCAGGAAGGAGGCTGTGTGA
- a CDS encoding endonuclease domain-containing protein, with translation MRLRGPTARRRLRMGSRAEEELAVQVQVAGLPEPEREFRFHPARKWRFDFSWPDRRLAVEVEGGVWTQGRHVRGQGFEADCEKYAEAVAMGWRVMRVTPRQIRDGRALDWITRALRREA, from the coding sequence ATGCGGCTGCGGGGGCCCACTGCCCGGCGCAGGCTGCGCATGGGGAGCCGAGCGGAGGAGGAGCTGGCCGTGCAAGTGCAGGTGGCCGGCCTGCCCGAGCCGGAGCGGGAGTTCCGGTTCCACCCGGCCCGCAAGTGGCGGTTCGACTTCTCGTGGCCCGACCGGAGGCTGGCCGTGGAGGTGGAGGGCGGGGTCTGGACCCAGGGACGGCACGTGCGGGGCCAGGGGTTCGAGGCCGATTGCGAGAAGTACGCCGAGGCCGTGGCCATGGGCTGGCGCGTGATGCGCGTGACGCCCCGGCAGATTCGCGATGGCCGAGCCCTGGACTGGATCACACGGGCGCTGAGACGGGAGGCGTGA
- a CDS encoding phage portal protein produces the protein MGLLDFFRKKAADAAPPAAAQAKRLASVGRRPPRRSFDLGGASSVTEGWPGRGSRSINEDLRARLLLMRKRSRDLAQNNDYAKRFKRLCITNIVGPKGVGMQAQARNPDGALDVPANERIEEGWKQWGRRGSCEITGMLSWVDVQRMCAGTVPEDGEILVLLVEGQAAGNPEGLALQVLEPDALPIHLNRELPNGNRIVMGVEVTPAGRPVAYWLSRKRDAYHSLQEGDYVRFPAEKVIHLFVPEYPNQLRGIPWFHSAGVRLNQIGAYEVAEVVAARLGAAKMGFFTPSESEEYEGEGEDDDGDIITEAEPGVFEKLPPGVQLQTWDPQHPNANFDKFVKRELMGVAAGLGVSYPTLASDLEGVSYSSGRLGTLDERDMWMFLQDWFAETLCQRVFEAWLPRALLSGTVQLPLRKLDKFSAVRWQPRRWAWVDPLKDMVANEKAVKLRIKSRRQIVEENGGDFDQTIAQLEQEEKALKEKGLLPPDKEVGNGKAATG, from the coding sequence GTGGGCCTCCTGGATTTCTTCCGGAAGAAGGCTGCGGACGCGGCGCCTCCGGCTGCGGCGCAGGCCAAGCGACTCGCTTCCGTGGGCCGCAGGCCGCCGCGGCGTTCATTCGACCTGGGGGGCGCGTCCTCCGTGACCGAGGGGTGGCCGGGTCGCGGGTCTCGCAGCATCAACGAAGACCTCCGGGCGCGGCTCCTGCTCATGCGCAAGCGCAGCCGGGACCTGGCCCAGAACAACGATTACGCGAAGCGGTTCAAGCGGCTGTGCATCACCAACATCGTCGGGCCGAAGGGCGTGGGGATGCAGGCCCAGGCCCGGAACCCGGACGGCGCCCTGGACGTGCCGGCCAACGAGCGGATCGAGGAGGGGTGGAAGCAGTGGGGCCGCCGCGGCAGTTGCGAGATCACCGGGATGCTCAGCTGGGTGGATGTGCAGCGGATGTGTGCCGGGACGGTTCCGGAGGACGGCGAGATCCTGGTGCTCCTGGTGGAGGGACAGGCCGCCGGGAACCCCGAGGGGCTCGCGCTGCAGGTGCTGGAGCCCGACGCGCTTCCCATCCACCTGAACCGCGAGCTGCCCAACGGGAACCGCATCGTGATGGGCGTGGAGGTCACCCCGGCCGGGCGCCCCGTGGCCTACTGGCTCTCGCGCAAGCGGGACGCGTACCACTCTCTGCAGGAAGGGGACTACGTCAGATTTCCTGCCGAGAAGGTGATCCACCTCTTCGTGCCGGAGTATCCGAATCAGCTCCGGGGTATCCCGTGGTTCCACTCCGCCGGCGTGCGGCTCAATCAGATCGGGGCATACGAGGTCGCAGAGGTCGTAGCGGCGCGGCTGGGGGCGGCAAAGATGGGCTTCTTCACGCCCTCGGAGTCGGAGGAGTACGAGGGCGAGGGCGAGGATGACGACGGCGACATCATCACCGAGGCGGAGCCCGGGGTGTTCGAGAAGCTCCCGCCCGGGGTGCAGCTCCAGACCTGGGACCCACAGCACCCCAACGCGAACTTCGACAAGTTCGTGAAGCGAGAGCTCATGGGCGTAGCGGCCGGACTCGGCGTCAGTTATCCGACCTTGGCCTCGGACCTGGAGGGAGTGAGCTACAGCTCCGGCCGGCTCGGGACCCTGGACGAACGCGACATGTGGATGTTCCTCCAGGACTGGTTTGCCGAGACCCTCTGCCAGCGCGTGTTCGAGGCGTGGCTCCCGAGGGCTCTGCTCTCCGGCACCGTGCAGCTACCGCTCCGAAAGCTGGACAAGTTCTCGGCGGTGCGCTGGCAGCCCCGCCGGTGGGCCTGGGTGGATCCCCTCAAGGACATGGTGGCCAACGAGAAGGCCGTGAAGCTGCGGATCAAGAGCCGCCGGCAGATCGTGGAGGAGAACGGCGGGGACTTCGACCAGACGATCGCGCAGCTGGAACAGGAGGAGAAGGCGCTTAAGGAGAAGGGCCTTCTGCCACCCGACAAGGAGGTCGGAAATGGAAAGGCAGCTACCGGCTGA
- a CDS encoding helix-turn-helix domain-containing protein: MKPQTRAVLRALEQGHTLTPMEALRDLGVGRLSARIKELRDLGYPIETERVTVPTRGGGAVVARYRLVGREVAA, from the coding sequence ATGAAACCACAGACCCGAGCCGTGCTGCGTGCGCTGGAACAGGGCCACACCCTCACGCCCATGGAGGCCCTGCGGGACCTGGGCGTGGGGCGGCTCAGCGCCAGGATCAAGGAGCTGCGTGACCTGGGGTACCCCATCGAGACCGAGAGGGTCACGGTGCCCACCCGGGGCGGGGGCGCCGTGGTGGCACGGTACAGGCTCGTGGGGAGGGAGGTGGCGGCATGA